One Epinephelus fuscoguttatus linkage group LG10, E.fuscoguttatus.final_Chr_v1 genomic window carries:
- the ndufa7 gene encoding NADH dehydrogenase [ubiquinone] 1 alpha subcomplex subunit 7 gives MATATKIIQRLRNFLSGRDLQAKLQLRYEEIAKRTQPPPKLAVGPSHKYADNYYYTRDGRRESVPATVIMSSQKALTAGSQVSEVQKPPVTPGPVYNGPPLSTDQPYL, from the exons ATGGCGACTGCTACCAAAATCATTCAGAGGCTCCGAAATTTTTTATCGGGG CGCGACCTGCAAGCCAAGCTGCAGCTGAGATATGAGGAGATTGCAAAAAG GACACAGCCACCACCCAAACTGGCGGTAGGCCCGAGCCATAAGTATGCCGACAACTACTACTACACCAGAGATGGACGCAGAGAGTCAGTACCAGCCACAGTCATCATGTCTTCTCAGAAGGCTCTTACCGCTGGCAG CCAAGTTTCTGAAGTCCAAAAGCCTCCAGTGACCCCGGGCCCTGTATACAACGGGCCACCACTCTCCACAGACCAGCCGTACCTCTGA